A section of the Drosophila subobscura isolate 14011-0131.10 chromosome A, UCBerk_Dsub_1.0, whole genome shotgun sequence genome encodes:
- the LOC117895785 gene encoding sphingomyelin synthase-related 1-like: MEQRKKGKCCEDMLSNDCTNATAVDPCQVAQWTLDDVLNWANAEHFSGALIDCLRTESIDGFVLLSLNESDVRDLRYRLHYKLPFGELKKFWQAVCKVQLLARHNSQPADILMMPGLCPCASHEAEAHIQPEYLKAALSFGYSFVVTWITSFVMVIVHERVPDVERYPPLPDFFLDNVPHIPRAFDMCEITASLLFTLWTLVLIFHKHRMVMLRRFCALAGTVFLLRCVTMLLTSLSVPGAHLKCSNKDHAVDRDSADATDAMVMRVNRAYRIWSGLGMSIQGVRTCGDYMFSGHTVALTMLNFFITEYTPRTLYHLHTFTWLLNIFGIFFILAAHEHYSIDVFVAFYITSRLFLYYHTLANNKSLMQIDVARTRIWFPLFSYFESSAEGRVPNEFDSPRILFERLKGHLATAKHQIIMGLHRFWLDRHFHVKSSTSSPATAPQIIS; encoded by the coding sequence AtggaacaaagaaaaaaaggtaaaTGCTGTGAGGACATGCTGAGCAACGACTGCACCAATGCGACCGCCGTGGATCCCTGCCAGGTGGCTCAATGGACTCTGGACGATGTGCTGAATTGGGCCAATGCAGAGCACTTCTCCGGGGCTCTGATCGACTGTTTGCGCACGGAATCCATTGACGGATTCGTGCTGCTGTCTCTCAACGAATCGGATGTCAGGGATCTGCGTTATAGGCTGCACTACAAGCTGCCCTTTGGCGAACTCAAAAAGTTCTGGCAGGCGGTCTGCAAAGTTCAGCTGCTGGCGAGGCACAACAGCCAGCCCGCGGACATATTGATGATGCCCGGTTTATGTCCCTGTGCCAGCCATGAGGCAGAAGCCCACATACAACCAGAGTACTTAAAAGCCGCCCTGAGCTTTGGCTACTCGTTTGTGGTGACTTGGATAACGTCGTTCGTGATGGTGATTGTGCACGAGCGGGTGCCAGATGTGGAGCGCTACCCGCCACTGCCTGACTTCTTTCTCGACAATGTGCCGCACATTCCGAGGGCCTTCGACATGTGCGAGATCACGGCCTCGCTGCTGTTCACCCTGTGGACGCTCGTCCTGATCTTCCACAAGCACCGAATGGTAATGCTGCGGCGCTTCTGTGCGCTGGCCGGCACAGTCTTTCTGCTGCGCTGCGTGACGATGCTGCTCACGTCGCTGAGTGTGCCGGGCGCCCATCTGAAGTGCAGCAACAAAGACCATGCCGTCGATAGGGACAGCGCGGATGCAACGGATGCCATGGTGATGCGAGTGAACCGCGCCTATCGCATCTGGAGTGGACTGGGCATGTCGATACAGGGTGTGCGCACGTGCGGCGACTACATGTTCAGCGGCCACACGGTGGCCCTCACCATGCTGAACTTCTTCATCACCGAGTATACGCCACGCACGCTGTACCATCTGCACACCTTCACCTGGCTGCTAAACATATTTGGGATCTTCTTCATACTGGCCGCCCACGAGCACTACTCGATCGATGTGTTCGTCGCCTTCTACATCACGTCGCGGCTGTTCCTCTACTACCACACTCTGGCGAACAACAAATCTCTCATGCAGATCGATGTAGCGCGGACGCGCATTTGGTTCCCCCTCTTCAGCTACTTCGAGAGCTCCGCCGAGGGCAGGGTGCCCAACGAATTCGACTCGCCACGCATCCTGTTCGAACGCCTGAAAGGACACTTGGCGACGG